The region gtaatacaagatccaatgactaaactcattagtcacatggagcttcttgtgatgttatattaccgagagggcctagagatatctctccgtcacatggagcgacaaatcccagtcttgatccatgcaactcaacagacaccttaggacatacctgtagagcacctttatgatcacccaattatgaagtgacttttgatagcacacaaggtattcctctggtgtcCAGGAGTGACATGATCTCATGGTGACTTGACATGAAAAAGCTGTATCAAATAACTAAGTGACacgatctgatgctaagcttacggtcgggtctgtccatcacatcattctcctaatgatgtgatcccgttatcaaatgacaactcatgtctatggttcagaaaccttaaccatctttggtcaacgagctagtttagtagaggcctactagggacacagtgttcttTATTTaacttttcggtcaatacaattctagcacgaacaataaacatttatcatgaacaagaaaatatgataataaccaatttattatttcctctatggGCATATTTTCAACACTCCGCAAGGACAAAGATCGCGAAATGAGGCAAGAGACAAGCACaaaacaattttatttcacacataccAGATCTTAGTTCAAAGTGCTTCCACCGACCCCTCCAATAAATACATAGGGTTGTAAGACTATGCCTCAACCCATGATCTTAccgaattactcacacatggtgATCAAATCACAAGAAGAAACTATTGAAGAACACATCAAGAGGAAACTTTATTGAGAATAGTCTTACAATAGTTGTCGGGTGCGATACATGACTACAAGTGTGGCTAACTTGGTGGTGAATGTTGCGGTGATGGTGATGGGGATGGGGAAATGGTGGCAACTAGAGTTTCTGGGTGTCATGCATGACAAAGATGGAGGTTTCTCTAATGTTGTGTGTGTCCCTTCTGGTGTTGGCCCTCTAATGATATTTCTATGGTTGGAGGCCACAGGGCCAGTGGCACCTCATGAGTGCGTGCGCTTGTATGGGACGCTGTCTTGCGTACATGTGGCTTCTTTACACCTCCCATTGGGCTACCCTCATCTCCTCTTTACTCCCTTCCATATATATGCTTGATTTAGTCCATGTCTAGCCCAATTTCCCGTGGAAACAAATTAAAGAGAGAATTTTGGAATtctttgcattcattagtcattagtatgAATATCAGAGCAGATATCTCGGTTTTTATGAAATAAACCGGTTTAAACCCGGGTGTGATGAGTGTAAAATAACATTCATCACATACCAAGTTGCttgatgtgtatacattacaaattAACCAAATTAGGGAGTATACCTTGAAGTACCCTCTACCAAAAGACTTGGATCTTTGGAACCACATGAAGTTTCCACAAAGCAGTCCACAACTGTTTATTTGTTGACGAAGCTTCCATAATCGCCTCTTCCTATAGATAAATATGCTCGTTACGAGTCACCAAAGAGTGATACACATATTTGATAGACTATACGTTCGACTTCTTCAAAGCCCAAGCCAAAGAATCTTCACTGCCGACAGAGTTTAAAGGTATGTTCAAAATCTCCTCCACATTAAGTTTCCACGAACAACATCCACATTTCTGTTTCCTGTGTAGCTGTCAATAAGATTTAATACTTGTCCAACGGGGTAGTGCCAGTTTGTCCCATTAGCTTCAGAGAAGAAGTGTTCCGTCCACGTAGAGATGGTTGTGGAGGACATTACAAAAAAATACTTATAAAGTTACGTAGAAAATAAATAAGTTATATAAAAACCCACATTCAGAGCCTCCCGCCCTGCAACGATGGCCTTCAAGGTCGCCCAAGATCGAGCTAGGGTTGCTGCATGGAGGAAATCGGTGTGGGGGAATATTTTTCTTTCAACACCCGCGCACACAAGGACTATGGCTAGTAAAAAGATGCTAGCCATGCTTTCCAAGCATCACAAGATTGAAGTGCAATCTCGAATACCCATGTCGCCTTTTAACTTTTTGTGTCACAAGCTTATCCATGAAGTCCAATGGAGGGAACACTTGTAAAGAGAGCTTCCCCACCGGTATTAGCCATGCATGACATAACATTCTTGCACACCTTCTTCATGAGTTTGAAACATGTGAGCTCGAGTAAACAGTAAAACTAAAAGAACAAATAATTTTGATTCTTTTTagcaaaatttgaaaaatgttttcaTTGCTTGTAATGCTTCATCACTAAATGGCATTAGTGGAATACATGACAAAAAAACGAAATTAATGCTCAAAATGCTTTGAAAAATACCACATTTGGAGCATCAACTTTGTTCTTATGCCACATTTTCACGAGTATCATCCGATATTGAAATTTACCGGCATATCCTCTTATATTTACAAAGTCATCGTAGGCGTCTCGTCATCGACGGGAATGTCTCCTCTCAGTAAAAACGTATCGatgaaaattctaaaataaatccagaaataatgcaagcatcagctcttgaaccctggtgggctggggatatcactgtccctctaaccatccaaccacagattggttcaCATTTGTTTTACTGTTCACCCACCAAGCTCACGTGAGCTCGAGGTCAGTTTAAGTGCGTCTGGAAGGAAGGGACGTACCGTGCGAAAAGAGTCCAGTGACTGTGCAGTGAGAAAAAATGGCGTAGCGTGAGCCCGTGACACGACCTCGCGTTATTTCTCCATGTCCCGACACCCTCACTCTTCCGAGGATCCTCTAGCGGCGCGAGGACCCTCGCCCTACCGTCTGATTTGGCGGTCAATGCATGCTAAGAGCATCCCTAGCAGACCCCGTATAAGTGGTCAAACCATTATAATTTTTGCGATTACAGTTTTGGTCGAAAGTAGTGTCCAGAACAGAAACCGTAAAAGTGGTCCAACCCATAATTTTTTTAAGGGACACAAAAATGCACACCCGAAACCCTTATATTTGGAGGTTGGAAGGCCGAACCTAGGGGCTCTGTATACCGGTCAAACCTCGTCGGAGCAAACACGCCGCCGCGGAGTTTGCCGGAATCCGCCCTAAACTCGTCGGAATTCATCACCGCACACCGGAAAAGGCCGCTAGACGGCGCAATTGATCGCCGCGGTTTGAATTGGACGAGCTCGACATAGCCGTGGCCTCCCATGACCTCAGCCTGGCCGCCGGAATCCTCACGGCGCGGCAGGCAAAGGGGCACGACTCGGCTGGCAATAGAGCAAGGCGCGGACGGCGGAGGCGACGAGGTGTGGCCGGCGAGGCTGGGCGCGGCCGGCGTGGTGATGGGGCGCGACCGGCAGGGACGGGGCACGACCGACGGGGTTGGGCGCAGCCAGCTGGGGGAAGGGGCGGCATCGGCCGGGCTGGAGGAaggaactctttatcccagttttacaATTTGTTTTACGGTATCTATTCGGCCGTAGCTAAAATGAACCCTTAAAATACATTTTTTCGACCCGTATCCCAGTTTTACAATTTGCGATTTTAAGGGGTTTGCTAACTTGCAGTGACGCGTACGACCCCGTCCCCTCACCGTGATCTTTTCGTACAACGGCTCGGAAAATCCTATTTGACGCTAACTGCGTCAAACTGTCGAGGGTTCGCACAGGCGATCCCCCTGAGCGCAAGAACTGGTCCGGCCCACTATCCCAAAGCGATGcagccggttttgggaaccttccagaaggttccccGAACCGGTTTTTGTTTTTATACCGGTTTAGCGGTTTTCTTTTATgattgttttttttcattttctgtttCATATCTTTTTTCGgttttctctgtttctttttttttcatttctttgttttcgttttttgtttctttttcaggtcatattttttgtttgcctttttttaaatcgcaaattttaaaaatgtttaacatattCCAAAATTGTTCGTTCTTACATTTTTCAAAAATAAATTTTTTATTGacgttttaaaaaattgttcgctttTTTCAAAAAGTTCAGAATTTTGAAATTTGTTCACGTTGTCCAAAAAGTTtaaagtttcaatttttttttcatgttttcgaaatattggctttgatttcaaaatttgttcacgttTTCAAAATGTTTAGAGTTTATTTTTTTTTCATGTTTACAAAAATTGTTTGTCAACATTTTGTTctcatttttcaaaatttgttcgcatGTTCAAAAAATATTTGTAAATTCCATCACGTTGAACAAAATTGTTCGCATTTTCCAAAGTATTCAGAATATTCTCCTGTTCCTTTTTCATATTTTAAGAATATTTCacggttttaaaaaatgttcttgatttcaTAAAGACCtgttcatgtttcaaaaaatgTCCGAAAATTTGAAAAATATCTTCATTTTCAATTTTTTTCTGAGTTTGTAAAAATGttctttttcaaaaattgttcatacactcaaaaaatattcgtgtttccaattttttgttcagggtttcaaaaaatgttccctttAACAAAAAAATTGTTCacttattcaaaaaatgttcgagcTTTTTATGGATCTTCTGAAATTTGAAAAGTGCCACTTTTAAAAAATAATTTTTTAATATAATGTTTGCGTTCGAAATTTGGTAAAATGTTCGGATCTACATTACCTTTAGCTTCACGCGCCATACTAAACAAAGAAAGCTTATCTATCGTGTTGGCTAGGCGCGCGCGTAAGCAACATGAGGTCCCTTGTTTTTTTAAGGTGAACTAGGGACTTTATTAGAAGTCAATGACGTTCGGAATACAAATAATGTCTGGTAAGCACCCTAGCCACATGTGGTGACCAACTGGCAGTGATACAACTGCCTTAACTAAATCATGAGCTTCAAAATTACATTCTCTATGCTCGAACTTGAAAGAAACATCTCTGAAGTCACTGCTCCGATGCTTAATTTCACTGATCACCGTTGCGTAAACCGTGGCTGCTCCCTTTTTGATACTTGTCACCACCTCAAGGCAATCTGAAGCAATAACCAGGCTTTGGATGTGTAGGTCTTTAGCTAACGCCCAAGGATTCATTGACCGCATGTGCCTCCAATGATGCATCATTCACAAGACCATCATAGACTGTAACAGAAGAACCAAGATACCGTCTGGTATGATCTCTGCATACAACCCTCGCCGCACCTCGATCACCTTGGCGGGAAAGACCGCCGTCTGTATTTAACTTCGCAGTTGTGCCTGCTGGTGGAATCCACCTCCGAGCATGCCGTGCCGGTTGTGCTATCGGTTCATGCGATTGTCTAGCAGAAGCAATTTCCATGTCTGAAACACCACATGGAAATCGGGCTTTCGAATTCATTGTCATGTATAGCCCTTCGCCGAGCCCATCAAATTGCCCACAAGGTCACCAAAACCCGTGCAAGATCATGTTGTGCTGTCGACTCGAATAACCAGAATAGCCATAACCGAGCATCGTCAGTGTTGTTTGATATTACATGCTCTAGGAGCTCCTCATCTCCTAACGCCCATGGACACCTTGCCATGCGGCAGTTGATTAGAGAGTGACGCCATGTATGGTCCGACGCCCCACAAATTGAGCATGCATCAGTCGTGGACATATTCCTTGAGCAATGAATGGATCCAGTAGGGAGTGAAGTATGAGCTAGCCTCCAAACAAAGACACGAACCTTTGACGGAATTTTTACTTTCCACAGCTCGGTCCATGACTTCTTGTCAGCTGCTATGTTGGAGTGGCCAGAACGACGCTCAAGCCAATCTTCACGCTGTGTCTTTACTGCAATGATCATCCTATACGCTGACCTGACCGAGAATACCCCCCGCTTATCATAATGCCATGTCCAGAAATCTTCCTGGACCCGAGAACTCAGCGGAATGTTAAGGACAGCGTCCACATCAGGAGCTATCAAGTGTTTCTGGAGCCGCTACCTATCCCACGTTCTGGTGCTGGGATCAATTAGTTCAGATACATGTACGGATTTCCAGACCTCGGACGAATTGGCCTGAGTTTGTAGTCCCTAGGTATCCAATTTTGGTGCCAAATATTTGTCCCATTACCATTGCCAATCCTCTTGATTAGCCCTAAAGCAAGCACTTCCCGTCCCTCGAGGATCGAGCGCCACACTTGAGACGGAGCCAAGCCTAAAGTAGCTTCCAATAAATGATAGTTTGGGTAATAGCTCGCTTTAAGGATTCGAGCACTAAGTGAATCTGGCTCCTGCATTAGCCTCCATGCTTGACGGGCTAGTAGTGTCCCTTGTTCGATCCCTCCCTCGAGCACTCTTTTTTCGGGATTTTTCACTGTGTTGCAATAATTGGCCGGTCCAGCTGGAGTCGGGCCTGTGCGCCTGCTCGGCAATTCGCCGCAACGAGCGGCGCATAGGGCGCAAGAATATTCGGCATCGAACTCGAGATGATCTCTTATTGGGGCGAAAACTACATACACGGGCTTTTGACGCCGGGCCGTGGCCTAGAATGGATCGAAGAAGCTTCCAAAATTCTCGGCCCAGCTCACGCGGCACCGAGGAGAGCCACTGGCGGAGTggcacgtcctctgcttaaacggcCTCTTCATATTCGGGAACCCTATCTATCTGGAGTCTACCTAATCCCCTCCCCGGCACTCCCCGCCTGACAACCGCGGCCATGGCGTGCGCCTTCTCCGCCTCCACCGTGTCCACGGCGGCCGCGCTCGTCGCGTCCCCGAAGCCAGCCGGGGCGCCGCAGTGCCTGTCGTTTCCCCGCGCCATCGCAGGCGCCGCCGCCAGGCCttcccgcctcgccgccgccagctCGAGGACGGCCAGGGCCcgcagcttcgtcgcccgcgcctcAGCGGAGGTTTGTTGCGCCTGGATTCGGTATTTGTTTTTGCCATGGTACGTCCTGTGAGTGGAATTTCATGTGTGTATGCATATTTGTGTCCACAGTACGACCTGCCGCTGGTGGGGAACAAAGCACCGGACTTCGCCGCGGAGGCCGTGTTCGACCAGGAGTTCATCAACGTAAGCCCGTAACCAACTGCATTGTCCGTTTACCAATTTGCTTACACGAGCAAAACTGTGCTCTGCCCGGTTGATAATTCAGATTTTGGTGCACGATTCATTAACGCTGCAGCTGTATCTTTGGTCGGGGATGTGATGTTTTTGACGGTGTCCTTTTGGTGTAACTACATACAGGTCAAGCTATCTGATTACATTGGGAAGAAGTATGTGATTCTTTTCTTCTACCCTCTGGACTTCACCTTCGTCTGCCCAACTGGTGCGTTAACCATTTTGTGCTCCGTGAAGGAAACTATTCATTTCTGTCTGTCATTTCTAAAATGCATACATGCAAATTTTGCAGAGATTACGGCTTTCAGCGACAGACATGAGGAGTTCGAGAAGATAAACACTGAAATTCTTGGTGTTTCAGTTGATAGTGTGGTATGTTACTTTCCATCCATCTGGACACATAGCTGCTCTCTTGAAACTTTCATCTAGCTCTGACATGCATTAAGTGCCTTATCTAGAAATTAATTCTTAAGTGTTCATCTGTTTGTGTCAATGAATACCAATTTTCAGGATATCAGTAACTGGTACCATATCGGCCGGGTGCTGAGTAGGGATAAATAGGCGAATTTTCTAGTTAATTGGCTGATAAATCAGTTAATCAGCTATCCGGTGATCCACACTATCAACTGAAACACCAAGTTCGGATTGTGTCAATGAATGCGTGTTCCTTCTTCATGTGAAAATTGAATCTGAGCACGTCTGGAGCATAAGAGTTATCGTTGCAGTCGCACAATGCTGAGCTTTGTTATATCTTTTGGATGTATGTATGCAACAGAAATTATGCCGCGTATGAATACGAGAGTAAATAATGATCTGTATTAATTAGATAAATGGATCTAGATCTTTTTTATTCCATGTGCTAAATATGCTCACTAACTACATCGAGGATAAATGTAGGGTGAACATAAGAGTTAACATTGCAGTGGCACAATGCTGGAGCTTTGTTATATCTTTTGGATAAACATATGCAATGTAAATCATGCCATGTGTGAATAGGAGAGTAAAAAATAATCTGTATTAATCAGATAAATGGATCTAGATTTTTGTATTCCACGGGCTAAATATGCCCACTAACTCCATTGAGGATGAATGTAGGGCTATTGAGGATGAACATAAGAGTTAACATTGCAGGGTCGCAATGCTGGAGCTTTGTTATATCTTTTGGATGAACATATGCAATGTAAATTATGCCTTGTGCGAATAGGAGAGTAAAGAATGATCTGTAATAATCAGATAAATGGATCTAGATTTTTGTATACCACGTGTTACATATGCCCACTAACTCCATTGAGGATGATGTAGGGCTAACACATTTATTATCTTGTATCCCTTCTGCTTAAAAGGGCACCGTTATTACCTATATCCAGAAAAGGAGCGACTGGTGCGCAGGCAGTATTGCTACCCTGTCCTTTTCATTTTAATCTGGTTTTGCATTAAGCATATCATTTTATAgccttatactccctctgtaaagaaatataagagcgtttagataactactttagtgatctaaacgctcttacatttctttacagagggagtagttattagTCACTGTAATTATTCTATGAAGTTATAAGTAACTGCGACATATATTTCATCGATGTCACCTATTAAGACACTTGTAATGCTTTCTGCCTGCAGTTTTCCCATCTTGCATGGGTGCAGACAGAGAGGAAATCTGGTGGACTTGGTGATCTGAAATATCCGCTGGTTTCTGACGTCACCAAATCAATCTCAAAGTCTTTTGGTGTATTGATCCCTGATCAGGTATTGCTGACGTTTGTTTTTTGACCACCTGCTTGTTTCATATCGCCTGCTCATCCTCCTGGATATTTTGCTTTTAGTATGCCTTTGTGCCTTTCCTTGTTTGTTGTGATGTTTCATGAGGGTCTCGATGTTATTTTTACCAGGGAATTGCTCTGAGAGGATTATTCATCATTGACAAGGAGGGTGTGATTCAGCATTCCACTATTAACAACCTTGGTATTGGCCGTAGTGTGGATGAGACCTTGAGAACCCTTCAGGTAGAATAACAAGAGAACAAACATCTTAGCGTGCAGTTTCATTATATTTCTTTAATTTTGATATAGTACCTGACACTGTTAGGATTCATGCAATTTCTGTTTTTTAAGTACTATTTAATATTGATCTAGTGTTTAACACAACGAAGCAGGTACCTGTTGTTAGCTATAATGCAAATTGTAATATTTAATAGAAAAGGAGATACAAGTTTGTATAACCTGATCAACATTTTTCTTCATTGACAGGCTCTGCAATACGTCCAAGAAAACCCAGACGAGGTCTGCCCGGCGGGATGGAAACCTGGGGAAAAGTCGATGAAGCCTGACCCCAAGGGCAGCAAGGAGTACTTCGCTGCTATCTAGATGTGTCCTTGTCCTTTGCACTCGCTGTCAGTTTTGTCATGGCCGTTTCTTGGTTACATGTGTTTTTGTGACCCGAGTTGTAGTTATCATGCGTACAATTGACTCTGTAATTTCTGCAATAAGGGTTTGTCTGTGTGTGGATTTTCCCTGCTCCAATTTGGAAAGAACAATACAAGATTGGAAATAAAATCTTATCTTATGTCAGCCAATGGCTTTATTTGGAATTGATCATGGTCCATTACAAATTTTGATGATGTGAAGCTAATTGTAGTAAAATTGAAATGTTAATGTtagttttttttaagaaaaaatgTTAATGTTAGTACTCTTAGTGGTGGACATGCTCATCGCTTTCGGTCAGCTCCTtagcccagcccagcccagccgaGCATGCCTGATGGGAAGGTGCTAACATTCAGCCCAAATGACTTGCTCTGTAAGTGTCATGCCCCTTCTATCTGTGTTCATCGCAAAGCTAAACGGTGATGAATCTTGTTGTTTCTCTTGCGTGTAGAATACATAGTGGTGGGAAATGTTCGTACTCATAGTGGTGGACATGCTCATCG is a window of Triticum dicoccoides isolate Atlit2015 ecotype Zavitan chromosome 2B, WEW_v2.0, whole genome shotgun sequence DNA encoding:
- the LOC119364243 gene encoding 2-Cys peroxiredoxin BAS1, chloroplastic-like; its protein translation is MACAFSASTVSTAAALVASPKPAGAPQCLSFPRAIAGAAARPSRLAAASSRTARARSFVARASAEYDLPLVGNKAPDFAAEAVFDQEFINVKLSDYIGKKYVILFFYPLDFTFVCPTEITAFSDRHEEFEKINTEILGVSVDSVFSHLAWVQTERKSGGLGDLKYPLVSDVTKSISKSFGVLIPDQGIALRGLFIIDKEGVIQHSTINNLGIGRSVDETLRTLQALQYVQENPDEVCPAGWKPGEKSMKPDPKGSKEYFAAI